In Planococcus citri chromosome 4, ihPlaCitr1.1, whole genome shotgun sequence, the genomic window gagatatattttttaaaatggtatattcgagtatattttcacaaataatatTATAAGCTAGCATAAAAATAAcactaatttaaatttaaaacaaattattttagaACAGCCTCCGTTtcttaatttataattttttgattataaatatacctatacaAAGTATCGTTGAGCATTGAGCAGTCTTAATGTATAAAATAGGTTTTCCACAAAATAAAgaatcattttaatttaattgattCCAAATTTATGATAGATGGGCAATCAATTCAATCTATTAgcaacacattttttaaaaactacttaATACTTACTCCttcaattaaattaattacaatatagaatacattttcaaattctacgcACTCAATCACACAAAATTATCAACATAATTAAGTTCAAGTAGGTACACCTAGTTTGGCTGTAACTTATTTCACACATAAGcctgtccattttttttttttttttttttttggtaacttgtggtggtaattattaattaaagcATCCAATTAAATGCTCTCGTGGTAACTGTAAATACAATAATATACTTAACAATGCagataattacaaaataaaacacCTAGACACttggaatttataaaaatgcGTAAATAGTATGTAATTGTTTGTTCGTTAAATAACAAAATCTGTATGCTTTTTCGCAAAGTGttacatttttggtgatttttcccAGTTGTGCAGCATCGTGGAAAACTTTAAATGCTTTATGATCTTTAGGACTTTCACTGGGATCCGttctgtaaatgaaaaaaaaatcacactgtgagttaattttgtaaaatgtgtgCCATGCTCAACTAATCGTAATTTTATACATCTAACACAATTTGAtgttaataataaataattacgtCTGGATGAATGTAATTATATTTAATTATTGATGCACTGATTGCGTAACTAGGTTGAGTTCGacaattatatgtacctatttttggtttttattgttGAAATGTTTATTATAGCGACGAATGagtagaataaaaattaaaaatgaatctaatcgacaaaatatgtacctatatcaaGTTACATACAATACAGGTATTATTAGGTATAGTTAATTTCCACGTAAACTATATGAACTAAAGTAAAtgggaaattctaaaaaaatcttaTCGTATTATTccgttgtaattttttgctgATGGTgcactttttctatttttttactcgtCTATTGAGCTACGTTTTTACTGAGTAATATTTACTGTTGTAATATAATGTATGAAAAATGCTTACTTGAACATTTGTAgtaaattattttcactttGGGTTAAATTAGATGCAGGTTTACAAGATGAATAACAGATGAATTTACGTGCACATCCCATCggatcaaaatacaaaatatttgagaatttgGAGGAAATAGTATCTTCGAAATTATTCGTCGTATccatctataaaaaaaaacacatcatatTTAGgccaaagtacatacatttttaaaaatataaatgcaCATTCGGCACTTCGAGAATTACGTAAAAATCTACGCAATAAGTAAATTAAATTAGGTTTAATATCCGTAACCATTTAAAATGAGTGATCGTTTGGATGGAATGTTTTC contains:
- the LOC135844596 gene encoding uncharacterized protein LOC135844596 translates to MSAWKPTVVAIMFIVLGGLVKAGMHFIRLALLAILGLLGMYLLHKLAQDWNKIRPGGGGGGGNRPRITSLLGMATRLFRSKRSVDPHTLMDTTNNFEDTISSKFSNILYFDPMGCARKFICYSSCKPASNLTQSENNLLQMFKTDPSESPKDHKAFKVFHDAAQLGKITKNVTLCEKAYRFCYLTNKQLHTIYAFL